From the genome of Candidatus Defluviilinea proxima:
GTCAGGGAGATTTCGTTTGTCGTTTTGGGGGCGAAGAGTTTGTGTTGGTCATGCCCAATATCAACATCGATGTTGCAAAAGACCGGGCAACTGTGTTGCATAGGTCTATTACAACACAGTTCATTCCCTTTGGGCGTGTAAACTTGAATATCACCATTTCAATGGGAATATCCTGTTTCCCAGCCCACGGCGAAAAGAAGGAAGACTTGTTGCGCGCCGCGGATCGAGCGCTTTATGCCGCTAAGAGAGCGGGTCGTAATCGCGTATATGTATATCGCGATTCGGAAAGCACTATTGAACAAAGAGATGATAGTGCGTTAAATATTTGACTTGATAAACGCGCTTTATTGTCGCCTAAAGAAAATAAGCCTGTAGCAGGGGCCAGTTAACGCTCAGATCGTAAATTCCAACCCCCAATAACAACAATCCGCTGATGACATTGATCAAACGGGCGCGCATTGCAAATTGACGCGTAATCCAGCGTTGTGCCGCACCGGAGAGAAATGATAGTAACAATAGGGGCATGCCAAATCCCATGCCGAACCAGAAAAACACATTCAGTTGACTGAACGCCTCTGTAGCGGTTAGCGACAAGGCAAAGATACTCACCACCAAAGGACCGGAACAGGGTAATGCGATAGGTCCGTACAGCAACCCATAGATGAACGCATTGACGAATGGATGCGATAACACCGGCACCTGTACTTGCGGCAGACTCTTGAATGGGTTGATATTCAATAACAATAGAATGCCGAAGACAATGATAAGCAGGTCAGCGATGGGAATCAGGATGGACAACGCTCTGCCTATGGAAATGGACAACAATGCAATGATACCGCCCAAAGCGAGCATCATCGTAAGTACGCCTGCCAGTACAAAGAAGCCGAGGAAATAGCGACCTGCTTTGTTTTGCATCCCTTCCTGCCCGCCGCTGATATAGGCGAGAAAGCCGGGATATAACGGCAAAACACAGGGACTGGTCGTTGCCAGCAAACCGAGTGAGATGGATGTGATGATAGTTTCCATAAAATGACCTCAGACAAACGACCGTAGACTGATGCAGATTATATCTGTTCTCGGTCTACGGTCGTCGGTCAGTTATTACATCGCCTCATCCAGATACGGTTGAAGCGCTTTCATCAGGTCGTCTGCACTTTTGATGCCAAAAGGAAGCGGGTGTGCAATGCCATGTCGGTCGATGATCAACATCGGAGTGGAAGGTGGGTTGAGGAACTGTGCGCCATATAAAGAAGAGAGATCACGAGAGACATCTGTAGGGGAAATCACGTACTTCCATTCAAAGCCGTTCGTTGTAGCGAAATCCTTGAGTTGAGCCGCATCCTCGTTCGGGTCAATATCAAAGCCGATGGTTACAAGGTCATCGCGCATACCGAGAGATTCGTGCAACGCTTTCACCTGTGTCTGTTGTTTGAAACAATTGGAGCACCACACTGCCATGGTCTCTACCAATACCACCTTGCCCTTCAGGTCATTGATGGTGAAGGCTTCACCGCTATGGACGTCCGTCAACGAGGCCGAGAACCACGCAGGTGCTTCCATCATGGCTTCTTCGGTAGGCTTGACCATTGCATCTGGGGTCGGTGTTTCTTTCATCATCATGGCGTCGGCCGTAGGAGTCTCGTGTGGCATCATGGCTTCCTCGGTGGGCTTGTCCATCATAGCCTCTTCCGTCGGCTTATCCATCATTGCATCTTCGGGCTTTTTCATCGTGTCAGGGGCGGTCCCGCTGCAGGCCGCCAGCACAAAGGCCAGTAACAACATCACATTCAATACAATATTTTTCTTTTTCATTTGGTTCTCCTTTTTGAATTCTCTGTATGGTATCGGCTTGCGCTTACGAAACGGCTGTAAAATTATTACGAAAGTCTGAACATATTCACTGTTCTATAAAACCATGGAGTATGATTTCACTGATGAACATAAAGAACATTCTCGTCGTGGAAGATGAAGCCAGCATCGCGGAAGTGGTGAGCCTATACCTCAAACGTGCGGGCTTTAACGTGCAGATCGCTTCGGATGGGAAACAGGCGATGAATATCTTCGAGCGCCAAATGCCTGACTTCGTGATCCTGGACTTGATGCTCCCCGAAGTAGACGGTCTTTCCCTTACCCGCTGGCTGAGAGACCGTTCCGATGTGCCGATTATCATGCTGACGGCCCGCCGCGAAGAGATAGACCGCATCGCTGGTCTCGAAATGGGCGCGGACGATTATGTGGTCAAGCCATTCAGTCCGCAAGAGTTGGTGAGTCGTGTTCGAGCGGTGATGAGGCGTCTCGGACGGGATCAGGCCGAAACGGAGTCTGAACGCGCGCTGTCGTTCGAGAATCTTGTTATCGAGCCGATGAGTCGCGTGGTCACAGTCAAAGGAAGTCCCGTTGAGTTGACAGCGAAAGAGTTCGATATGTTGTATCTGCTGGCGCGTCATCCGAAGCAGGTGTTTACGCGCGAACAATTGTTGGAACGTGTGTGGGGCGGCGCGCAATACATTGACCCAGGCACTGTGACCGTGCATGTGCGGCGCCTGCGTGAAAAGATCGAAGATGATCCGTCGAAACCCGCGCGGTTGTTAACCGTGTGGGGTGTTGGTTATAAATTTGAACCTTAGTGATATATCGCGCTGAGCGGAACGAAGTGAAGTCGAAGCGCCCTTCGTCTGCATTTCACTCCGCTCAGGGCGAAAAGAAAAATATGAAAACAACCCTCTCCCAAACTCCCCTGCTCGCCCGATTTACGATGGGCATTGTATTGATCGTCGCGGTTTCGCTGGCGATCTTTATGCTGGTCATGTTTCCGCCCATGAACGAGTTGGGATTGATGGCTTTATATCTCGGCATCACGGCATTGGTCTCGGCGTTAGCTGGGTATGCGGCCTATCGTTTGGGTTGGATCAATTACTCCCCAACCTTACGTTGGACGTTGTTGGGTGGGTATGCACTGGCAAGTGTGCTGACATTCTTCAACGTCTGGTTCTCGGCGCAGATGATGTTCGCCAGCCCGCATGATCTTTCGCTCGCCATTGTGTTATTGATCTTTGCCGGTGGCATGGCCATGGTGATGGGGTATTTTCTTTCGACCACAGTCACAGAACGTATTCATGGATTGAAAGATGCGGCTGAAAAATTGGCGCAAGGTGACTTGAACACGCGCGTCCCAATAAAAGGGAAAGATGAAGTTGCCATGCTTGCCAACGCGTTCAATCAAATGGCCGGACAACTGCAAGCCGCCGACCAGAAACAGCGTGACCTCGATAACATGCGCCGTGACCTGATCGCATGGGTCAGCCATGACCTGCAAACTCCACTGGCTTCGATGCGTGCCATCCTTGAAGCCGTATCCGATGGCGTGGTGGATGACCCCGAAACCGTAAAGCGGTATCTCAACACAGCACAACGTGATGTGCGGAATCTTTCTGCGTTGATCGATGACCTCTTCCAAATGGCGCAACTGGATGCTGGCGGTTTCCCGCTCAGCCGCGCACAAGCATCTTTGAGCGATCTCGTTTCCGATACGCTCGAAAGCTTTACTGAACTTGCCAAACAACAAAACATCACGCTCGAAGGTAACGTGGAACTCGATGTTGACCCTGTCACGATGGACACACAAGCCATCGGGCGTGTGCTCAATAATCTCATCGGCAATGCGTTGCGTCACACAACAAAAGGCAGGGTCAGCGTTTGGGTGCGGCGCTCGGCTCAAGGCGTTGAAGTGACCGTCAGCGATACGGGCGAGGGCATCCGTGCGGAAGATATTCAACATATCTTCGAGCGTTTCTATCGCGGTGACGCTTCAAGGTCCCGCCATCGCGGCACTGGCGCGGGGTTGGGGCTCGCCATTGCACGCGGCATTGTCCGCGCACATGGGGGCGAGATCAAAGTGGAAAGTCAGGTCGGTAAAGGCACGCAGTTCACCTTTCATATTCCATAATCAAAACCCTAAGAGGCTGTTTAATAAATAGGAAAAAGAGGAAAAATCGGGCAAACTTGGATGATGACCAAATCAAACCAAGAATACCCGACTAACCTGAATGATACCGAATGGAAGCAAATTGCGCCATACTTGCCCAGAGCAAAGCGCAAAGGCAGACCACGAGAAATACCTTGGCGAGCGATTATGAATGGCATCTTTTACATTGTCAAAAATGGTTGTGTTTGGCGAGATTTACCACATGAGTTTCCTGCTTGGCAAACAGTCTATTATTATTTTAGACAGTTTGGGAAGAACCGCATGTGGGAAAAGCTTAATACGATCATTCGAGAGCGCGTTCGAATTCAAGCAGGGCGTAGTCCACAAGCGAGTGCAATGATTCTGGATAGTCAAAGCATAAAAAGTGCAGAAGGTGGTGAAAAATTGGTTTTGATGGTGGCAAACTGATAAAAGGACGAAAAAGAAATGTGATTACAGATACGATGGGGCTCGTAGTTCTGGCCAAAGTCACTGCCGCTGATGTACAAGATGTTTATGCTGGCGAAGAAACTCTGGTGAAATTGAAAAAGGGGAAGTCTCTCAGAGCGCGTTTGCAAAAAATCTTTGCTGATGGTGGTTATCGTGGGCACCTCGTTGATTGGGTCAAAAATGAACTTCAAGCTGAGATCACCTTCATCTTGAAGGTAGGCAACCAAAAAGGATTTCAAGTTCTACCCAAACGCTGGGTCATTGAACGAACTAATGCTTGGATCACGCGCAATCGTCGTATGGCTAGAGACTATGAGCGCTTGGTGCAATCCAGTGAGTCTTTTATTTATATCTTGATGATCCGGCTTGGGCTACGACGTCTTGCTAAATTTAAGATTTATTAAACAGCCTCTTAGGGTCTCTTCATTCTTATGTAATCTTTTCGTAAGGAAGTTTCCTTAGAATAACAACATCAAGGAGACTGACCATGAAACGTTATGCGTTTGGATTACTTGCCTTAATTCTTTTTGGATGTGCTCATCAGGCCGCCGTCCAATCACAAGCGGATTCTGCATCCCCAAAAGCCGCCTCACTGCCGGACCTCGGGCCTGCTCCTGAACTCACGAACGATACCTGGCTGAATGTTGACTCTCCTTTACGCATCGCAAGTTTAAAAGGAAAAGTTGTTATTGTCGAAATGTGGACGTTCGGATGTTATAACTGTCAGAATGTGATCCCCTCGTTGAAAGACTGGCATGGCAAATACAAAGATCAGGGACTAGTCATCATCGGCAATCATTACCCCGAGTTCTCATATGAACAGGATCTGGATAATGTAAAGAACGCAGTTGCGAACTTGGGAATCGAATATGCGGTTGCACAAGATAACGACGGAGCGACCTGGCAGGCTTACAAGAACCATTACTGGCCCACGTTGTATCTGATAGACAAGCAGGGCCATATCCGTTATGTGCATATTGGTGAAGGTCGATATGAAACGACCGAAGAGAATATCAAAGCATTGCTTTTGGAATGAGGAAGCTTGCTTCCGTAACCCGCCAGCGTACCCTTTCGGGCACACGAGCTGGCTGAATCCAAACTGGAGAAACTATGAACAACAAATTCAAATCCGTCCCTGTGAAATCATCTGAGATCACGCCGTATTCACAATATCTTTCACGCCGCGATTTTCTCAAAGCCGCGGGCATTGTGACCGGATCCGCGCTTCTCGCGGCGTGCGCGCCGTCGGTGGCAGGGACAGTCGTCCCTGAGAAAGAAGCGCCGCAAAATCTCCCGACCGGGTTGACCGATGAGTTGGGGAGTCCTGCCAATTCATACGAAGACATCACTCACTATAATAATTATTATGAATTCACCACGGACAAGGAAGGCGTTGCGTCATTAGCGACGAAGTTCAATCCATCGCCATGGACAGTGGAAGTATACGGTTTGGTCAACAAGCCCATGACCTTTGGCATGGAAGACCTGCTGAAAAAATACACACAGGAGGAGCGCATTTATCGTTTGCGTTGTGTGGAAGCGTGGAGCATGGTCATCCCGTGGACCGGGTTCACGCTTTCGAGTTTGTTGAAGGAAGTGGAGCCAACTTCAGATGCGAAATATGTGCGCTTTGAAACGGTCAATCGCCCCGAGGAAATGCCCGGCATGAAAAGCCCGTTTTACCCGTGGCCGTATCAGGAAGGTTTGCGCCTTGATGAAGCCATGAACGACCTGACCATTCTTGCCACCGGTTTATATGGCCAGCCTATGCCGAACCCAAATGGCGCGCCAATCCGTTTGGTGGTGCCGTGGAAATATGGATTCAAGTCCATCAAGGCCATTACCAAGATAGAATTGATCGCGGAGCAACCGACTACACTTTGGAGCCAGGTTGGACCTAATGAATATGGTTTCTATTCCAATGTGAATCCGCAGGTGCCACACCCGCGTTGGTCACAGGCCAGCGAGCGCCGCATCGGTGAATTGGGCCGCCGCGAAACATTGATGTTCAATGGGTATGCTGAGCAGGTTGCGCATTTGTATGATGGCATGGATCTGGCTGTAAATTATTAATGGATGATGGATGGGCTGGGTTTCCCCGCCCATGTGTCATTATCAAACCAGGGCTGCAGGACGCCGCCCCTACGGAATACTAATGAAAAAATTCTTCACGCGTTTCACCCCTCTTCAAGTTGCCATGCATATCTACGGCTGGTCAACGCTTGTGATCTTGATCTTTCAATTCTTCACGAATAACCTGACCGCCAATCCCATTCAAGCATTGGAACAACGCACAGGGCGGCAGGCATTGGTGTTCCTTGTATTGTCATTGGCGTGCACGCCGCTCAATACGCTTTTCAAATGGAGCGAGCTTCTCAAACGCCGCCGCGCGCTTGGGTTGTATGCCTTCATGTATGCCACCATTCATGTGTTGATCTATCTCGATCTTGATTATGGCCTCGCGTGGAGTTTCATTGTTAGGGATGTGTTCGAAAAGCCTCGTCTGATCGCTGGCTTGATCGCGATCCTCATCATGATCCCTCTCGCGTGGACGTCCTTCGATATTTGGAAGAAGCGCCTCGGTAAAAATTGGAAGCGTCTGCATCAAAGCATCTATATATTGGCTCCCATCGTGATATTGCATTATATATGGAGTAAAAAAGGTAATCTCTTTGCTTTGCAAGGAGAAATCATCCGCCCGTTGATCTATGGACTGATCGTCGTCCTGCTCCTGATCTTCCGCATTCCATTTGTGAGGAAGTTCATCGCCTCTTTACGTGACCGAGTCCTGGCTCTGTTTCGAAAGCGGACTCTGCAACCGAAAACAACCCCGCAATAAATTGCATCGGGGCGGACGATCAAATCGTCCGCCCCGATTTGTTTAAGTATGGTTTGCCTCCCCCAATGTGATCTGTACTTGCATCTCTTGTCCATTCCGCATCACGGTCAATGTGACCTGGTCGCCGGGCTTGAAGGCGAACAATGTGTTCACGTAGGAATGTGTTTCGTCTAATGCTACATCACCGACTTTCGTGATGATATCTCCCTGTTGTAAACCTGCTGTACTGGCTGGGCTGTTTGCCGATACTTCCATGATGTACACACCCCACTGGGCAGACAGGTTATACCGAGCCGCGATGTTGGGATTGATCGGTTGAAAATTGATGCCGATATACGGGCGGGCAAAATATCCCTTTTGAATGATCTGTTGCGCAATCGCCTGTGCTGTGTTCACAGGGATGGCGAAACCAAGCCCCTCGGCCACATCACCACTGTTCGTGTTACGGACAACGAGTGTGTTGATGCCGATCACTTCACCGGCCAAATTCACAAGCGGACCACCTGAGTTACCGTGATTGATCGCGGCATCAGTTTGGATCAGGTCTTCGATTTGGTAGCCGTTACCCGTGTCTATGGAGCGACCTGTTGCACTGACCACACCAACAGTGACGGTATTCTTGAAGTTCCCAAGCGGTGAGCCGATGGCGATCACCGATTCACCGGGGTCGAGTTTGTCTGAGTTTCCAATGCTGGCAATGGCGGGGACCTTCGCATCAGTTTTCAATACGGCTATATCTGAATATTGATCCGTGCCGACGATGGTCGCTTGTTCTTCTGTGCCGTCCGAGAGGACGATCTTCACTTGCTTTGTGCCTTCCACAACATGGTTGTTGGTGAGAAGGTATCCGGTATCACTAATGAAGAATCCACTTCCGCTCACGGTTTGATCGCCGGTCAAACCGAAGACTGTCATCTGGCCGGGGACAGTCCCAACAACAGTAACAACTGCTGGGCCAACCCGCTGTACAGATTGGGTAACTGCGGTCTCGATATTTGTGTTGTTGAGTACCAATGTCTGATTCGGATCGGTGTTGTTGGCCGGTATGATCTGTTGCACAGAAACAGGCAGACTGCTCCGCTGTTGAACCGCTTGGTACACAGCGAATCCGCCTGCGATGGCGCCAGTTAATGCAGAGACAGATGCGACGGCGATGATGAGCGCTATATACAAAACTCTTTTAAAAGACATTTTGAAACTCCTTGGTTTGTATCAGAAAAAATTCTAGTACCCGATTATGACAAACGAATTAAAAGATTGTGTATTTAATGTATGAAATAGTTAAATATAAACTTATAATTACGCCAAATTTCACCTTCTGGAGGTTGTTGATATGGATACTGTGCTGACCTTTATAAGCAATAACTGGATGCTCCTGGCCGGTGGTGCGTTAGGCGGCTTGCTTGGGTTGCTTTTATCCTATAAGACCCTTGAGAAAATGCTTCGCATGATCGGTACATCCACCGGCGATATTGCATCGCTTCCCTCAGGTGAACAAGTGGAGGTCGTTGGCAAGGTGAGTGGGGAAATAAATTTGCAAA
Proteins encoded in this window:
- a CDS encoding TlpA family protein disulfide reductase, which produces MKKKNIVLNVMLLLAFVLAACSGTAPDTMKKPEDAMMDKPTEEAMMDKPTEEAMMPHETPTADAMMMKETPTPDAMVKPTEEAMMEAPAWFSASLTDVHSGEAFTINDLKGKVVLVETMAVWCSNCFKQQTQVKALHESLGMRDDLVTIGFDIDPNEDAAQLKDFATTNGFEWKYVISPTDVSRDLSSLYGAQFLNPPSTPMLIIDRHGIAHPLPFGIKSADDLMKALQPYLDEAM
- a CDS encoding response regulator transcription factor, translated to MKNILVVEDEASIAEVVSLYLKRAGFNVQIASDGKQAMNIFERQMPDFVILDLMLPEVDGLSLTRWLRDRSDVPIIMLTARREEIDRIAGLEMGADDYVVKPFSPQELVSRVRAVMRRLGRDQAETESERALSFENLVIEPMSRVVTVKGSPVELTAKEFDMLYLLARHPKQVFTREQLLERVWGGAQYIDPGTVTVHVRRLREKIEDDPSKPARLLTVWGVGYKFEP
- a CDS encoding trypsin-like peptidase domain-containing protein, with the protein product MSFKRVLYIALIIAVASVSALTGAIAGGFAVYQAVQQRSSLPVSVQQIIPANNTDPNQTLVLNNTNIETAVTQSVQRVGPAVVTVVGTVPGQMTVFGLTGDQTVSGSGFFISDTGYLLTNNHVVEGTKQVKIVLSDGTEEQATIVGTDQYSDIAVLKTDAKVPAIASIGNSDKLDPGESVIAIGSPLGNFKNTVTVGVVSATGRSIDTGNGYQIEDLIQTDAAINHGNSGGPLVNLAGEVIGINTLVVRNTNSGDVAEGLGFAIPVNTAQAIAQQIIQKGYFARPYIGINFQPINPNIAARYNLSAQWGVYIMEVSANSPASTAGLQQGDIITKVGDVALDETHSYVNTLFAFKPGDQVTLTVMRNGQEMQVQITLGEANHT
- a CDS encoding cytochrome c biogenesis protein CcdA, whose product is METIITSISLGLLATTSPCVLPLYPGFLAYISGGQEGMQNKAGRYFLGFFVLAGVLTMMLALGGIIALLSISIGRALSILIPIADLLIIVFGILLLLNINPFKSLPQVQVPVLSHPFVNAFIYGLLYGPIALPCSGPLVVSIFALSLTATEAFSQLNVFFWFGMGFGMPLLLLSFLSGAAQRWITRQFAMRARLINVISGLLLLGVGIYDLSVNWPLLQAYFL
- a CDS encoding transposase, which produces MMTKSNQEYPTNLNDTEWKQIAPYLPRAKRKGRPREIPWRAIMNGIFYIVKNGCVWRDLPHEFPAWQTVYYYFRQFGKNRMWEKLNTIIRERVRIQAGRSPQASAMILDSQSIKSAEGGEKLVLMVAN
- a CDS encoding HAMP domain-containing protein; protein product: MKTTLSQTPLLARFTMGIVLIVAVSLAIFMLVMFPPMNELGLMALYLGITALVSALAGYAAYRLGWINYSPTLRWTLLGGYALASVLTFFNVWFSAQMMFASPHDLSLAIVLLIFAGGMAMVMGYFLSTTVTERIHGLKDAAEKLAQGDLNTRVPIKGKDEVAMLANAFNQMAGQLQAADQKQRDLDNMRRDLIAWVSHDLQTPLASMRAILEAVSDGVVDDPETVKRYLNTAQRDVRNLSALIDDLFQMAQLDAGGFPLSRAQASLSDLVSDTLESFTELAKQQNITLEGNVELDVDPVTMDTQAIGRVLNNLIGNALRHTTKGRVSVWVRRSAQGVEVTVSDTGEGIRAEDIQHIFERFYRGDASRSRHRGTGAGLGLAIARGIVRAHGGEIKVESQVGKGTQFTFHIP
- a CDS encoding redoxin domain-containing protein; translation: MKRYAFGLLALILFGCAHQAAVQSQADSASPKAASLPDLGPAPELTNDTWLNVDSPLRIASLKGKVVIVEMWTFGCYNCQNVIPSLKDWHGKYKDQGLVIIGNHYPEFSYEQDLDNVKNAVANLGIEYAVAQDNDGATWQAYKNHYWPTLYLIDKQGHIRYVHIGEGRYETTEENIKALLLE
- a CDS encoding sulfoxide reductase heme-binding subunit YedZ; protein product: MKKFFTRFTPLQVAMHIYGWSTLVILIFQFFTNNLTANPIQALEQRTGRQALVFLVLSLACTPLNTLFKWSELLKRRRALGLYAFMYATIHVLIYLDLDYGLAWSFIVRDVFEKPRLIAGLIAILIMIPLAWTSFDIWKKRLGKNWKRLHQSIYILAPIVILHYIWSKKGNLFALQGEIIRPLIYGLIVVLLLIFRIPFVRKFIASLRDRVLALFRKRTLQPKTTPQ
- the msrP gene encoding protein-methionine-sulfoxide reductase catalytic subunit MsrP, whose protein sequence is MNNKFKSVPVKSSEITPYSQYLSRRDFLKAAGIVTGSALLAACAPSVAGTVVPEKEAPQNLPTGLTDELGSPANSYEDITHYNNYYEFTTDKEGVASLATKFNPSPWTVEVYGLVNKPMTFGMEDLLKKYTQEERIYRLRCVEAWSMVIPWTGFTLSSLLKEVEPTSDAKYVRFETVNRPEEMPGMKSPFYPWPYQEGLRLDEAMNDLTILATGLYGQPMPNPNGAPIRLVVPWKYGFKSIKAITKIELIAEQPTTLWSQVGPNEYGFYSNVNPQVPHPRWSQASERRIGELGRRETLMFNGYAEQVAHLYDGMDLAVNY
- a CDS encoding transposase translates to MITDTMGLVVLAKVTAADVQDVYAGEETLVKLKKGKSLRARLQKIFADGGYRGHLVDWVKNELQAEITFILKVGNQKGFQVLPKRWVIERTNAWITRNRRMARDYERLVQSSESFIYILMIRLGLRRLAKFKIY